A section of the Streptomyces sp. SCL15-4 genome encodes:
- a CDS encoding flavin reductase family protein, which yields MSDDEFRAAMSRLAAGVVLVTAQEPLLDPDDPEAPAAEDAGMTATAFLSVSLDPPLVLVSLREGARMDDLLAEQPLWAVSVLSESQRHIAGRFAMKGRISDRLLFEDIPYVRGEVTGAPLVGGALATLECRTEQRVSAGDHTLVVGRVLTARVPSAEGGPLLYFRGRYRQLG from the coding sequence GTGAGCGACGACGAGTTCCGGGCCGCGATGTCCCGGCTGGCCGCGGGCGTGGTCCTGGTCACCGCGCAGGAACCGCTGCTGGACCCGGACGACCCCGAGGCGCCGGCCGCGGAGGACGCCGGCATGACCGCCACCGCGTTCCTGTCGGTCTCCCTCGACCCGCCGCTGGTACTGGTCAGCCTGCGCGAGGGTGCCCGCATGGACGACCTGCTCGCCGAACAGCCGCTGTGGGCGGTGTCGGTCCTCTCCGAGAGCCAGCGGCACATCGCCGGCCGGTTCGCCATGAAGGGCCGCATCAGCGACCGGCTGCTCTTCGAGGACATCCCCTACGTCCGCGGCGAGGTCACCGGCGCCCCGCTGGTCGGGGGCGCGCTGGCCACGCTGGAGTGCCGTACCGAGCAGCGGGTGAGCGCCGGGGACCACACACTGGTCGTCGGCCGCGTCCTCACCGCGCGCGTACCCAGCGCGGAGGGAGGCCCGCTGCTGTACTTCCGGGGCCGGTACCGGCAGCTGGGCTGA
- a CDS encoding sigma-70 family RNA polymerase sigma factor: MTDNDFLAERFEAHRGHLRAVAYRMLGSAEAEDAVQEAWVRLSRSDTREVDNLGAWLTTVVGRVCLDLLRSRRTRGEEPLDTWQPAPSAERDPADSALLADSVGLALLVVLDTLSPAERLAFVLHDMFGVPFDEIAGILGRTPASARQLASRARRRVRGVEAPEADLARQRRVVDAFLAAARDGDFDGLLAVLDPDVVARTESGVNSGAAGVAAGAASFAHLARVARPALVDGATGLAVFAGGRPERVLAFAFAADRITRIDIITDPARLAELTVEEV, encoded by the coding sequence ATGACCGACAACGACTTTCTCGCCGAGCGGTTCGAGGCGCACCGCGGGCACCTGCGGGCCGTCGCCTACCGGATGCTCGGCTCCGCCGAGGCCGAGGACGCCGTCCAGGAGGCGTGGGTCCGGCTGAGCCGGTCCGACACGCGTGAGGTGGACAATCTCGGGGCCTGGCTGACGACCGTGGTCGGCCGGGTCTGCCTGGACCTGCTGCGTTCGCGCCGCACCCGGGGCGAGGAGCCGCTGGACACCTGGCAGCCGGCACCGTCCGCCGAGCGGGACCCCGCGGACAGCGCCCTGCTCGCCGACTCCGTGGGGCTCGCCCTGCTGGTCGTCCTGGACACCCTCTCGCCGGCCGAGCGGCTGGCGTTCGTGCTGCACGACATGTTCGGCGTGCCCTTCGACGAGATCGCCGGCATCCTCGGGCGCACGCCGGCCTCGGCGCGGCAGCTCGCCAGCCGGGCCCGGCGCCGGGTGCGGGGCGTCGAGGCGCCGGAGGCCGACCTCGCCCGGCAGCGGCGGGTGGTGGACGCCTTCCTGGCCGCCGCGCGGGACGGCGACTTCGACGGGCTGCTCGCGGTGCTCGACCCGGACGTGGTGGCCCGCACGGAGTCCGGCGTGAACAGCGGCGCGGCCGGGGTCGCCGCGGGCGCGGCGAGCTTCGCCCACCTGGCGCGGGTGGCGCGCCCGGCGCTGGTCGACGGCGCGACCGGTCTGGCCGTGTTCGCCGGCGGCCGCCCGGAACGGGTCCTGGCCTTCGCCTTCGCCGCCGACCGCATCACACGGATCGACATCATCACCGACCCGGCCCGCCTGGCGGAGCTGACGGTGGAGGAGGTCTAG
- a CDS encoding GNAT family N-acetyltransferase → MAFRLEEVTPRNFETAVALRVRPDQEHAVAPVVRSLAEAYVHPDGVAWPRLIVDDGRAVGFLMAFFGIDWHGDGSLYRSGLWRLNIAAGEQGRGYGRFAVDAVAAEIRRRGGTRLYASWHPGPHGPGDFYARLGFRTTGETSGDQVVGVLDL, encoded by the coding sequence ATGGCATTCCGACTGGAAGAAGTGACCCCGCGGAACTTCGAGACCGCCGTCGCCCTTCGCGTCCGCCCCGACCAGGAACACGCCGTCGCGCCGGTGGTGCGGTCCCTCGCCGAGGCGTACGTCCACCCGGACGGCGTGGCCTGGCCCCGGCTGATCGTCGACGACGGCCGTGCGGTCGGCTTCCTGATGGCCTTCTTCGGCATCGACTGGCACGGTGACGGCAGCCTGTACCGCTCCGGGCTGTGGCGGCTGAACATCGCGGCCGGCGAACAGGGCCGGGGCTACGGCCGGTTCGCCGTGGACGCGGTGGCCGCCGAGATCCGCCGCCGCGGCGGCACCCGCCTGTACGCGAGCTGGCACCCCGGCCCGCACGGCCCCGGCGACTTCTACGCCCGCCTCGGCTTCCGCACGACCGGCGAGACCTCCGGCGACCAGGTGGTCGGCGTACTGGACCTCTGA